Proteins from a genomic interval of Rhodococcoides fascians A25f:
- a CDS encoding ABC transporter permease: MIWVTWRQFRATILFGVLTPLLLAAIIIAITLIDGGVAPVPVLQRCLGIGEDYCTAETAQTMAILLTIALPVVLGAFVGVTVFSRDLERRTHVLGLTQSVSRRRWYGVRVLVVFVPTILAMALLGCALYWAKYRTSPGSFTFMSTGESRLDFPIFGATGFVSGGYTAAGLMLGAACALAMRNTVAAMITTVVLSTAFLALLPTQIREHYATPAVETRTLEQKMNDMYGGTPDYYRPLDSISMYPRWNVSADYVDGQGTPVAIDLLKCTWPDNYRDMSEFETVAQYEEYADLRAAEDARTQIDCTRAQGAEAFETKYHEDRLFWRFQAIETALTLLIAGLLGGLSLLLVKRLRP, encoded by the coding sequence ATGATCTGGGTGACATGGAGACAATTCCGCGCGACAATTCTGTTCGGGGTCCTGACTCCACTTCTGTTGGCGGCCATCATAATTGCCATCACACTGATCGACGGGGGTGTGGCACCCGTACCCGTACTCCAGCGCTGCCTCGGGATCGGTGAGGACTATTGCACGGCGGAGACCGCGCAGACCATGGCGATTCTTCTGACGATCGCCCTCCCCGTCGTGCTCGGCGCTTTTGTCGGGGTCACCGTGTTCTCCCGCGATCTCGAACGTCGAACTCACGTACTCGGTTTGACCCAATCGGTGAGCAGACGACGGTGGTACGGCGTGCGCGTACTGGTCGTGTTCGTTCCGACGATCCTCGCCATGGCGTTGCTCGGATGCGCCCTCTACTGGGCGAAATATCGCACCTCGCCTGGGTCGTTCACTTTCATGAGCACCGGCGAGTCCCGCCTGGACTTCCCCATTTTCGGCGCAACGGGATTCGTTTCGGGCGGGTATACGGCTGCCGGACTGATGCTCGGCGCAGCATGCGCACTGGCCATGCGGAACACCGTCGCCGCGATGATCACCACTGTCGTGCTGTCCACTGCCTTCCTGGCGCTGCTGCCGACGCAGATTCGCGAACACTACGCGACTCCCGCGGTCGAGACCCGAACACTCGAGCAGAAGATGAACGACATGTACGGCGGCACACCGGACTACTACCGGCCGTTGGATTCGATCTCGATGTATCCGCGATGGAACGTCTCGGCGGACTACGTCGACGGCCAAGGAACACCCGTAGCGATCGACCTGCTGAAGTGCACGTGGCCCGACAACTACCGGGACATGAGCGAATTCGAGACGGTCGCGCAATACGAGGAATACGCCGATCTCCGTGCCGCGGAGGACGCTCGCACACAGATCGACTGCACCCGAGCTCAGGGTGCCGAAGCCTTCGAGACGAAGTACCACGAGGATCGATTGTTCTGGCGGTTCCAGGCGATCGAGACAGCTCTGACGCTGCTGATCGCCGGTCTACTCGGAGGACTGTCGCTGCTACTGGTCAAGAGACTGCGGCCCTGA
- a CDS encoding SIR2 family NAD-dependent protein deacylase, which yields MDAARGASRIAVLTGAGMSAESGIATFRDAQTGLWKDFDPKDLASPEGWTADSDLVWGWYRWRAELVRRSEPNAGHVALAQWQQRAHVDIATQNVDDLHERAGATVLSHVHGSLFEPYCSDCGTRAALDAGSADAPAEADQRVPPPECPLCGGLIRPGAVWFGESLPEAPWDAAEDAVRRADLVLVVGTSGVVYPFAGLPAIARSAGATVVEINPVETEVSDMADHRWRTSAAVGLPALVARL from the coding sequence GTGGACGCTGCCCGCGGAGCGTCGCGCATCGCCGTACTCACGGGCGCAGGCATGTCCGCCGAGTCGGGGATCGCCACCTTCCGGGACGCCCAGACCGGGTTGTGGAAGGACTTCGACCCCAAGGATCTCGCCAGTCCCGAGGGCTGGACGGCCGACAGCGATCTGGTGTGGGGCTGGTATCGATGGCGAGCGGAATTGGTCCGACGCTCCGAGCCCAACGCCGGTCACGTGGCTCTCGCGCAATGGCAGCAGCGGGCGCACGTCGACATCGCAACCCAGAATGTCGACGATCTCCACGAGAGAGCCGGAGCCACGGTGTTGTCGCATGTGCACGGGTCCCTGTTCGAGCCGTACTGCAGCGACTGTGGGACACGAGCAGCACTCGACGCCGGTTCCGCCGACGCACCGGCCGAGGCGGATCAGCGGGTTCCGCCGCCGGAATGCCCGTTGTGCGGTGGGCTGATTCGGCCGGGCGCGGTGTGGTTCGGCGAATCGCTGCCCGAGGCCCCGTGGGACGCGGCCGAGGACGCCGTCCGACGTGCCGACCTCGTTCTCGTTGTCGGCACGTCGGGAGTCGTGTACCCGTTCGCGGGACTGCCTGCGATCGCTCGTAGCGCCGGAGCCACGGTAGTGGAGATCAACCCGGTCGAGACCGAGGTCTCGGACATGGCCGATCACCGGTGGCGCACCAGTGCTGCGGTGGGATTACCGGCCCTCGTTGCGCGACTGTGA
- a CDS encoding CHAP domain-containing protein encodes MSIDTSARTRRRWPLWVAACTAVVVVAVVGVLWLAPSRYLPWDTEAFPEVNTGELTADQARVVELLRAEHKQQRPGTFYAEGVDEAWCADFVSWIMKEADMPLSNPNSGSWRIPGVYTLQEYYQEQGRFEAVGSYTPSVGDVVLYDNSSWIGQHTNVIVAVDGDEAVTVGGNEAGKIRVHTLHYGSDSGVVGFGRLAS; translated from the coding sequence ATGAGCATCGACACCAGCGCGCGTACTCGACGACGGTGGCCACTGTGGGTGGCGGCGTGCACGGCGGTCGTCGTGGTTGCGGTCGTTGGTGTTCTGTGGCTGGCCCCGAGCCGGTACCTCCCGTGGGACACCGAGGCATTTCCCGAGGTGAACACCGGTGAGCTGACCGCCGATCAGGCCCGGGTGGTGGAACTGTTGCGCGCCGAGCACAAGCAGCAGCGCCCGGGAACGTTCTATGCCGAGGGTGTGGACGAAGCCTGGTGTGCCGACTTCGTCAGTTGGATCATGAAGGAAGCGGATATGCCGCTGTCGAACCCCAATTCGGGTTCGTGGCGCATACCCGGCGTCTACACCCTGCAGGAGTACTACCAGGAGCAGGGTCGGTTCGAGGCTGTCGGCAGCTACACGCCGTCGGTGGGCGACGTGGTGCTCTACGACAACAGCAGCTGGATCGGCCAGCACACCAACGTGATCGTGGCGGTCGACGGCGACGAGGCCGTCACCGTCGGTGGGAACGAGGCCGGCAAGATCCGAGTTCACACCCTGCACTACGGATCCGACTCCGGCGTGGTCGGATTCGGCCGACTGGCGAGCTGA
- a CDS encoding sensor domain-containing diguanylate cyclase has product MAARRIVGSSCESSWLAPFEEETWLKMVDADRWYREMFEASTVGLALADEDGLLVLANEAYAAIVGCPRERLPGRSSREFTHPDDLAQHAAMEQIMDDAKTRGESVHVEKRYLHADGTVRWGWISASEVPGPEGQRWTMAVVHDITDRRRVEEDLRVAAQTDALTGLLNRRGWRDRLHQLTTPPGAEGVVALAMIDFDRFKLYNDKYGHGRGDQLLVRFSAAAADLLGGRASIARWGGEEFALAMPGVGSTTMAAVLTELAAVVPDRQTFSAGHTTLRRGESVDDCFDRADMLLFQAKRDGGARSYSDGSRRSGE; this is encoded by the coding sequence GTGGCAGCGCGGCGTATCGTCGGGTCGTCGTGTGAGTCGTCGTGGCTCGCACCGTTCGAGGAAGAGACCTGGCTGAAGATGGTCGACGCCGATCGTTGGTACCGGGAGATGTTCGAGGCCAGCACGGTCGGATTGGCGCTCGCCGACGAAGACGGACTGCTCGTTCTCGCCAACGAGGCCTACGCAGCCATCGTCGGATGTCCTCGTGAGCGCCTGCCCGGCAGATCTTCTCGTGAATTCACCCATCCCGACGACCTGGCCCAACACGCCGCCATGGAGCAGATCATGGACGACGCGAAGACTCGAGGGGAATCGGTTCACGTCGAGAAGCGATACTTGCATGCCGACGGCACAGTCCGGTGGGGTTGGATCTCGGCCAGCGAGGTTCCTGGGCCGGAGGGACAACGGTGGACGATGGCCGTTGTGCACGACATCACCGATCGAAGGCGCGTCGAGGAAGACCTGCGCGTAGCCGCACAGACCGACGCCCTCACCGGACTGCTCAATCGGCGCGGATGGCGAGATCGGTTGCACCAGTTGACCACACCGCCGGGGGCCGAGGGCGTGGTAGCGCTCGCCATGATCGATTTCGACCGCTTCAAGCTGTACAACGACAAGTACGGCCACGGCCGCGGTGATCAACTGTTGGTTCGGTTCTCCGCTGCTGCGGCAGATCTGCTCGGTGGCCGAGCCTCGATCGCGAGATGGGGTGGGGAGGAGTTCGCTCTCGCGATGCCGGGAGTGGGATCGACGACGATGGCGGCCGTGCTGACCGAGCTTGCCGCCGTCGTTCCCGACCGGCAGACGTTCTCCGCGGGGCACACGACGTTGCGGCGAGGCGAGTCCGTGGACGACTGTTTCGATCGCGCAGACATGTTGCTCTTTCAGGCCAAGCGAGATGGTGGCGCGCGATCGTACAGCGACGGAAGCCGCCGATCCGGCGAGTGA